The following proteins come from a genomic window of Micromonospora zamorensis:
- a CDS encoding PP2C family protein-serine/threonine phosphatase — MGDVGEMVRWLQLNAPRGGPDELSQLIAEAAPALDASEMVLYLADYTQSLLVPLLGAGLDRDELPIETTLAGRAFTNLTIQRAPDNPDRVWVPLLLGCERMGVLEIVAPTAADEAMDGPAWEVAVTIAQILVNRRLYGDVVERMRRRLPMQVAAEIVWGLLPPLTFATDDLVITAILEPCYDVGGDIFDYALNDDVLSVGLFDTCGHGIKASTLASLVVSAYRNARRCGLDLVDTAISIDRWVRSEHPNFFATGLLLELDRRTGRLSAINAGHPGAMLLRDGKAIRELPGPTALPLGLGHLTPHRPQVHVEDLHPGDRILAYTDGITDARSADGEHFGLDRLVDFVNRALNDGLPSPETMRRLVRAVVGYQDDQLQDDATALFVEWRPPHLPLAHLRDLAANRH, encoded by the coding sequence GTGGGTGACGTCGGCGAGATGGTGCGCTGGCTTCAGCTCAACGCGCCCCGTGGCGGGCCGGACGAGCTGTCTCAGCTGATCGCCGAGGCGGCTCCCGCCCTCGATGCCAGCGAGATGGTGCTCTATCTGGCCGACTACACGCAGTCCCTGCTCGTGCCCCTGCTCGGCGCGGGCCTCGACCGGGACGAGCTGCCGATCGAGACGACCCTCGCCGGCCGGGCCTTCACCAACCTCACCATCCAGCGCGCGCCCGACAATCCGGACCGGGTCTGGGTGCCGCTGCTGCTCGGGTGCGAGCGGATGGGCGTGCTGGAGATCGTGGCGCCGACGGCCGCCGACGAGGCGATGGACGGGCCGGCCTGGGAGGTGGCGGTCACCATCGCCCAGATCCTGGTCAACCGCCGGCTCTACGGCGACGTGGTCGAGCGGATGCGTCGCCGGCTCCCGATGCAGGTCGCGGCCGAGATCGTGTGGGGTCTGCTGCCCCCGTTGACCTTCGCCACCGACGACCTGGTGATCACCGCCATCCTCGAACCGTGCTACGACGTCGGCGGCGACATCTTCGACTACGCGCTCAACGACGACGTGCTCAGCGTCGGGCTCTTCGACACCTGCGGGCACGGCATCAAGGCGAGCACCCTGGCCTCGCTGGTCGTCAGCGCGTACCGCAACGCCCGCCGGTGTGGCCTCGACCTGGTCGACACGGCGATCAGCATCGACCGGTGGGTGCGATCCGAGCACCCGAACTTCTTCGCGACCGGCCTGCTCCTCGAACTGGACCGCCGGACCGGCCGGCTGAGCGCGATCAACGCGGGTCATCCCGGTGCGATGTTGCTGCGCGACGGCAAGGCCATCCGTGAGTTGCCAGGGCCGACCGCGTTGCCGCTCGGCCTGGGTCATCTGACCCCACACCGCCCGCAGGTGCACGTCGAGGACCTGCACCCGGGCGACCGGATCCTCGCCTACACCGACGGCATCACCGATGCGCGCAGCGCCGACGGTGAGCACTTCGGGCTGGACCGGCTGGTCGACTTCGTCAACCGGGCCCTCAACGACGGGTTGCCCAGCCCGGAGACGATGCGTCGCCTGGTACGCGCCGTCGTCGGCTACCAGGACGACCAGCTTCAGGACGACGCGACGGCGCTCTTCGTGGAGTGGCGGCCGCCGCACCTGCCGCTCGCACACCTCCGTGACCTCGCGGCGAACCGCCACTGA
- a CDS encoding DUF2855 family protein: MADSWTFAVARDDLGQSTLVDGATPEVADGEALLRVDRVGLTANNVTYAVLGDAMRYWEFFPPAARGLGPQWGLPPLWGFAEVVASTVAGVEVGQRAYGYLPPAGHLVVRPDRVDASGFRDASTHRAELPSPYNAYRSTTGDPAYQADQEDLLILFRPLFFTSFMLADQVVDNGFYGAEALLVSSASSKTAYAAAFELRGRGPRLVGLTSPGNLAFTRSLGCYDEVVPYDDISALDVVPTVYLDLSGAPSTRAALRQHLGDRLVRDIAVGLTNQTPNAAAAEEVFFAPVQMRKRGQDWGREGLDQRFTEAWQRFTAVVSGWLDVQVGVGPEALQRAWADVLAGRTPPRVGHVVQL; this comes from the coding sequence ATGGCTGACTCATGGACCTTCGCCGTCGCACGTGACGACCTCGGGCAGAGCACGCTCGTCGATGGCGCCACGCCCGAGGTGGCCGATGGTGAGGCTCTGCTGCGGGTGGACCGCGTCGGCCTCACCGCCAACAACGTGACCTACGCGGTGCTCGGCGACGCGATGCGCTACTGGGAGTTCTTTCCGCCTGCGGCCCGTGGGCTCGGGCCGCAGTGGGGCCTCCCGCCGCTCTGGGGTTTCGCCGAGGTGGTCGCCTCGACGGTTGCCGGTGTCGAGGTGGGGCAACGGGCCTACGGTTACCTGCCTCCCGCGGGGCACCTCGTGGTGCGGCCGGACCGGGTGGACGCGTCCGGGTTCCGCGACGCGAGCACGCACCGGGCCGAGTTGCCGTCGCCGTACAACGCGTACCGGTCGACCACCGGCGACCCGGCGTACCAGGCCGACCAGGAGGACCTGCTGATCCTGTTCCGGCCCCTGTTCTTCACCTCGTTCATGCTGGCCGACCAGGTCGTCGACAACGGCTTCTACGGTGCCGAGGCGCTGCTGGTGTCGTCGGCGTCGAGCAAGACCGCGTACGCCGCCGCGTTCGAGCTGCGCGGTCGCGGACCGCGCCTGGTCGGGCTCACCTCACCCGGCAACCTGGCCTTCACCCGGTCACTCGGCTGCTATGACGAGGTCGTCCCGTACGACGACATCAGCGCCCTCGACGTGGTCCCGACCGTCTACCTCGACCTGTCCGGCGCGCCCTCGACCCGTGCCGCCCTGCGCCAGCACCTCGGCGACCGACTCGTCCGGGACATCGCGGTCGGGCTCACCAACCAGACACCGAACGCCGCCGCCGCGGAGGAGGTGTTCTTCGCGCCGGTCCAGATGCGCAAGCGCGGCCAGGACTGGGGCCGCGAAGGGCTCGACCAACGGTTCACCGAAGCCTGGCAGCGCTTCACCGCAGTGGTCAGCGGGTGGCTCGACGTCCAGGTGGGTGTCGGGCCGGAGGCCCTGCAACGGGCCTGGGCCGACGTCCTCGCGGGTCGTACGCCGCCGCGGGTGGGTCACGTCGTCCAACTCTGA
- a CDS encoding RNA polymerase sigma factor SigF — translation MAIIVDTAISTSIDQRRSEQSPEDLLAALAATPADDPRRPALRDRTIEAWLPLARHLARRYGGRGAPDDDLVQIASVGLIKAVDNFDHSRGVDFAGYAIPTIIGEIKRYFRDRTWAIRVPRRLQELRLSISAANSVLTQTLGRSPTVADIASYLAVTEETVLEGLEGARAYRATSLSTPIGGEGSRELGDTLGGDDHEFDVVEIRVALGPALATLPEREREILSLRFHGNLTQSQIADRVGVSQMHVSRLINRSLATLRRHLSGDNSF, via the coding sequence ATGGCCATCATCGTCGACACCGCGATCAGCACCAGCATCGACCAGCGGCGCAGTGAGCAGAGCCCGGAAGACCTCCTGGCCGCCCTGGCGGCGACGCCGGCCGACGACCCTCGCCGCCCAGCCCTGCGCGACCGCACCATCGAGGCGTGGCTTCCGCTCGCCCGGCACCTGGCCCGCCGCTACGGCGGTCGTGGCGCGCCGGACGACGACCTGGTCCAGATCGCCTCGGTCGGTCTGATCAAGGCTGTGGACAACTTCGACCACAGTCGAGGCGTCGACTTCGCCGGGTACGCCATCCCCACCATCATCGGCGAGATCAAGCGCTACTTCCGGGACCGCACCTGGGCGATCCGGGTGCCCCGCCGCCTCCAGGAGCTACGCCTGTCGATCAGCGCGGCCAACAGCGTTCTGACCCAGACCCTCGGTCGGTCGCCGACCGTGGCCGACATCGCGTCCTACCTGGCCGTGACCGAGGAGACGGTGCTGGAAGGGCTGGAGGGCGCACGCGCCTACCGGGCCACGTCGCTGTCCACGCCGATCGGTGGCGAGGGCAGCCGGGAGCTCGGCGACACCCTCGGCGGCGACGACCACGAGTTCGACGTCGTGGAGATCAGGGTCGCCCTCGGCCCGGCCCTCGCCACGCTGCCGGAGCGCGAGCGCGAGATCCTGAGCCTGCGCTTCCACGGCAACCTGACCCAGTCCCAGATCGCCGACCGGGTCGGTGTCTCGCAGATGCACGTCTCCCGGCTGATCAACCGGTCGTTGGCCACGCTGCGTCGCCACCTCTCCGGCGACAACTCGTTCTGA